In a single window of the Pyrococcus sp. NA2 genome:
- a CDS encoding glycerate kinase: MREIALSLVREAIRAADPYRAVRKSVRIEGGRLFVKGKEFKIKGKIYVLAFGKAACEMARAIEELVEVEDGIAVTKYGYGRQLKRTKVIEAGHPIPDENSILGAKEGINLLKKVREEDIVFILISGGGSALFELPEDGISLEDLKLTTELLLKSGAKIHEINTVRKHISKVKGGKLAKLIRGTGIALIISDVVGDNLEAIASGPTVKDPTTFRDAKRILEIYGIWEKVPESVRKHIEKGLKGEAEETLKEDLPNVHNFLIASNSISCEAIVEKAKELGFKSHIITTRLEGEARDAGLFIGSIIQEIAEAGRPFEPPVVLVFGGETTVTIEGKSGKGGPNQEIALSVARKIFGLEAIVVAFDTDGTDGPTDAAGGIVDGNTLKMLEGKGIDVEKALREHNSYEALKRVGGLLFTGPTGTNVNSIVIAIVTSRRVRT, translated from the coding sequence ATGAGGGAAATAGCCCTAAGCCTAGTGAGAGAGGCCATAAGGGCTGCCGATCCATACAGGGCCGTGAGGAAAAGCGTCAGAATTGAAGGGGGTAGACTATTTGTTAAGGGGAAAGAGTTTAAGATTAAGGGAAAAATTTACGTGCTTGCCTTTGGAAAGGCAGCATGTGAGATGGCAAGGGCAATTGAGGAGTTAGTTGAGGTTGAAGATGGAATTGCCGTTACAAAGTACGGTTATGGAAGACAACTAAAGAGAACCAAAGTCATAGAGGCCGGTCATCCAATTCCAGATGAGAATTCGATTTTAGGAGCTAAAGAAGGGATAAATCTCCTAAAGAAAGTTAGAGAGGAGGATATAGTTTTCATTCTGATTTCTGGAGGAGGGTCAGCATTATTTGAGCTACCTGAGGATGGAATATCTCTTGAGGATCTAAAGTTGACTACCGAGCTATTGCTGAAGAGTGGGGCCAAGATACATGAAATAAACACTGTCAGGAAGCATATCTCAAAGGTTAAGGGAGGAAAGCTTGCCAAACTGATTAGGGGCACTGGTATAGCCTTAATTATATCGGATGTCGTTGGAGATAACTTGGAAGCAATAGCCTCTGGTCCAACCGTTAAGGATCCAACGACGTTTAGGGATGCAAAGAGGATACTGGAGATCTACGGAATATGGGAAAAAGTTCCCGAGAGTGTAAGAAAACATATAGAAAAGGGATTAAAGGGAGAGGCAGAGGAAACGCTAAAGGAAGATCTTCCCAATGTTCACAATTTTCTCATAGCAAGTAATTCCATTTCGTGCGAGGCAATAGTTGAGAAGGCAAAGGAACTTGGCTTCAAATCTCACATCATAACAACGAGACTTGAGGGAGAAGCCAGAGATGCTGGCCTATTCATAGGTTCAATAATTCAGGAGATAGCCGAAGCAGGCAGGCCATTTGAACCACCTGTCGTTCTTGTGTTTGGAGGAGAAACGACCGTCACAATTGAAGGTAAAAGTGGAAAGGGAGGGCCAAATCAGGAGATAGCACTTAGTGTCGCCAGAAAGATATTCGGATTGGAGGCAATAGTTGTCGCATTTGACACCGATGGAACTGATGGCCCCACAGATGCTGCAGGTGGAATAGTGGATGGAAACACACTTAAGATGCTGGAAGGAAAGGGGATAGATGTTGAGAAAGCGTTAAGGGAGCACAATTCCTATGAAGCCTTGAAGAGAGTTGGAGGACTTCTATTTACTGGCCCTACAGGAACTAACGTAAATTCCATAGTTATAGCAATTGTCACATCGAGACGAGTCCGTACTTGA
- a CDS encoding serine/threonine-protein kinase RIO2, with protein sequence MVSKLLALEAYPRLKDIDFRLLRAVELKMRYYRWVPLEEIAKFARMDVESASYRLGKLDNLSLVVRRSDMGYIGYQLTIHGYDALAIRAFAKKGIIEAISTTQIGVGKDADVYVAITPSGEKVAIKFNRIGERTSARKAGYHSDVFADKHHKSWLYVSRLIAKKEHEALVLLSPFAKVPKPIAWNRHAIVMEYISGVELADLKDTDLTKEEAGEILGKVLDEYEKIVKFGIVHGDMSEFNVVLTEDNDILIIDWAQYQSCANPESLELLKRDITVLLNAFRRRWGVKRNFEEEWKRFYEAWLEGRKEKVEETES encoded by the coding sequence GTGGTGAGCAAGTTACTTGCCCTTGAAGCGTATCCAAGGTTAAAGGATATTGACTTCAGACTCTTAAGAGCGGTAGAGCTGAAGATGAGGTATTACAGATGGGTCCCCCTCGAGGAAATTGCAAAGTTCGCGAGAATGGACGTTGAGAGCGCGAGCTATAGGTTAGGAAAGTTGGACAACCTAAGCTTAGTAGTTAGAAGGAGCGATATGGGGTACATCGGTTATCAGCTAACGATACATGGATATGATGCATTGGCCATTAGAGCCTTCGCGAAGAAGGGAATAATCGAGGCCATAAGCACGACGCAGATCGGAGTTGGAAAGGACGCAGATGTTTATGTTGCAATAACACCTTCAGGAGAAAAAGTTGCTATAAAGTTCAACAGGATAGGAGAGAGAACGAGTGCCAGGAAGGCTGGATACCATAGTGACGTCTTTGCAGACAAGCACCACAAGAGCTGGCTCTACGTCTCTAGGCTAATAGCAAAGAAGGAACATGAAGCATTGGTCTTACTTAGCCCATTTGCAAAGGTTCCAAAGCCAATAGCATGGAACAGGCATGCCATAGTTATGGAGTACATAAGCGGTGTTGAGTTAGCAGATTTGAAAGATACCGATCTTACCAAGGAAGAGGCCGGAGAGATACTTGGCAAGGTTTTAGATGAGTACGAAAAGATAGTGAAGTTTGGAATAGTACACGGAGACATGAGCGAGTTCAACGTAGTGCTAACGGAAGATAACGACATATTGATAATAGACTGGGCCCAGTATCAAAGCTGTGCAAATCCTGAGAGCTTAGAGCTACTAAAGAGGGACATAACAGTGCTCCTAAATGCGTTCAGGAGAAGATGGGGAGTTAAGAGAAACTTTGAGGAGGAATGGAAGAGATTCTATGAGGCCTGGTTAGAGGGGAGGAAAGAGAAGGTCGAGGAAACAGAAAGTTAA
- a CDS encoding AAA family ATPase has translation MIVGIAGKIAAGKTTVAKFLEEFGFCRISCSEPLIDIITGNTKDYSWVPEIDFKGEPTRENLIELGRLLKERYGEDVLIRLAVDKLRRCKNIAIDGVRSLEEVRAIKEMGGIIIYVEARPEIRFERLRRRGADKDRGIKSLEDLLKFDEWEENLYKTRKIKDIADYVILNEGSIEDLKREVKELLAREKIRQY, from the coding sequence ATGATAGTAGGTATCGCTGGGAAAATAGCTGCAGGTAAAACCACAGTGGCAAAGTTCCTGGAGGAGTTTGGATTCTGTAGGATCAGCTGTAGCGAACCCCTAATTGATATAATAACCGGAAACACAAAGGATTACTCCTGGGTTCCTGAAATTGATTTTAAGGGAGAGCCAACGAGGGAGAACCTCATAGAACTCGGAAGATTGCTCAAAGAAAGATATGGGGAAGATGTGCTGATAAGGTTGGCCGTTGACAAATTAAGGAGGTGCAAAAATATAGCAATAGATGGAGTTAGATCCCTGGAAGAGGTAAGGGCCATCAAAGAGATGGGAGGAATTATAATCTATGTCGAGGCCAGGCCAGAGATTAGATTTGAAAGATTGAGGAGGAGAGGAGCTGACAAGGACAGGGGGATAAAGAGCCTTGAAGATCTCTTAAAGTTCGATGAGTGGGAAGAAAATCTCTACAAGACTAGGAAAATAAAGGATATCGCCGATTATGTTATCCTAAACGAAGGCAGTATTGAGGATCTAAAAAGGGAAGTGAAGGAACTACTGGCTAGAGAGAAGATTCGTCAATATTGA
- a CDS encoding RNA ligase: MVTSTFKDILVRLGIPESRVETLEMKGGIIEDEFEGIRYLRFKDSAGKFRRGTVVFNEKTIVLGFPHIKRIVNLESGIRRTFKRGEFYVEEKVDGYNVRVVRVGDKILGITRGGFICPFTTERITDFIPEEFFKDNPNLVLVGEMAGPESPYLVEGPPYVKEDIEFFLFDVQEINTGKSLPVEERLKIAEEYGIRHVEVFGKFTRDDIGEIREIIERLSEEGREGIVMKSPDMKKIVKYVTPFANINDIRIGAKVFYELPPGYFTSRISRLAFYIAENRIRGEEFNRIALELGKALLQPLVESIFDVEQEEEISEVFKVRVKRIETAYKMVTHFEKLGLKIEIVDIEEIKGGWKITFKRIYPDATEEIRELIGGKAFVD, encoded by the coding sequence GTGGTCACTAGCACTTTTAAGGATATTCTCGTGAGATTGGGAATTCCCGAAAGTAGAGTTGAGACCCTTGAGATGAAGGGAGGGATAATTGAGGACGAATTTGAAGGTATAAGATATCTTAGATTTAAGGATTCCGCTGGGAAGTTCCGAAGAGGAACGGTTGTATTTAATGAGAAAACAATAGTGCTCGGATTTCCCCATATAAAAAGAATCGTTAATCTTGAAAGTGGAATTAGAAGGACGTTCAAGAGAGGAGAATTCTACGTTGAAGAAAAAGTAGACGGATACAACGTCAGGGTCGTGAGAGTTGGCGATAAAATTCTAGGGATAACGAGGGGAGGTTTCATATGTCCCTTTACAACGGAGAGGATAACCGATTTCATTCCAGAGGAATTTTTCAAGGATAATCCCAACCTCGTCTTGGTTGGTGAGATGGCCGGACCTGAGAGTCCTTATCTTGTAGAAGGTCCTCCTTATGTTAAGGAGGACATAGAATTCTTCCTCTTCGATGTACAAGAGATAAACACTGGAAAAAGCCTTCCAGTTGAGGAAAGACTTAAGATAGCAGAGGAATACGGGATAAGGCATGTTGAAGTTTTTGGAAAATTTACCAGAGATGACATAGGGGAAATCCGAGAGATCATCGAGAGGCTCAGTGAGGAGGGAAGGGAAGGAATAGTGATGAAGAGCCCAGACATGAAGAAAATAGTGAAGTATGTTACGCCGTTTGCCAACATAAACGACATAAGAATTGGGGCCAAGGTATTCTACGAATTACCTCCAGGATACTTCACGAGCAGAATATCGAGACTTGCCTTCTACATAGCTGAGAATAGGATTAGGGGAGAAGAGTTCAACAGAATAGCCCTCGAACTTGGGAAGGCTCTTCTCCAACCTTTAGTCGAGAGCATATTTGATGTTGAGCAGGAAGAGGAAATATCAGAGGTGTTCAAGGTCAGAGTAAAAAGAATAGAGACAGCATATAAGATGGTCACCCACTTTGAAAAGCTAGGACTAAAGATAGAGATCGTGGATATAGAGGAAATCAAAGGAGGGTGGAAGATAACGTTTAAGAGGATCTATCCCGATGCGACCGAGGAGATAAGAGAGCTGATAGGTGGGAAAGCCTTCGTTGATTAG
- a CDS encoding DUF835 domain-containing protein, whose product MSPVSLEIAMLVTAFIKLLAATFLLRVYFKTNRRSSLIFGLALIFYAINTVSDFFGNYMVNQLSLAIASAMFFAAMYSLGVEEATLSSSKMFQLSVSITPIIITLYTWLLKEHTVTLGEWGIISVNWGISGFFAVLAGVIGLDFRKIFGNKALWLSFSLIAIGGHEMDYPFLRPVAWFAPIGFLMAALFVLALLYGILQVFGSEVYFKKRIVERPTQLQLNPGSTILTMDGFKKIMPALENFPVLAFIRNLKPYKDWYVYFVTRTKGVENAIDPTNLPKILELSKKYFQNVENGIVVIDCPEYLSIYNGFENTVKYLAMLKDYAIINDGTLVIVTSKDAWDAKQWSILTNLLSSQ is encoded by the coding sequence ATGTCGCCAGTTAGTTTGGAAATTGCAATGTTGGTGACTGCCTTCATAAAGCTCCTAGCCGCAACATTCTTACTTAGGGTATATTTTAAAACCAATAGGAGGTCATCCCTCATCTTTGGTTTGGCCTTAATATTCTATGCCATTAACACTGTCTCAGATTTCTTCGGAAATTACATGGTTAATCAGTTATCCTTGGCAATAGCCTCTGCAATGTTCTTTGCGGCCATGTACTCGTTGGGAGTTGAGGAAGCAACATTGTCATCTTCAAAGATGTTCCAGCTGAGCGTTTCAATAACCCCAATAATCATTACCCTTTACACATGGCTACTTAAAGAGCATACGGTGACCTTAGGAGAGTGGGGCATTATAAGTGTAAATTGGGGAATCTCAGGATTTTTTGCTGTCTTGGCGGGTGTAATAGGTCTGGATTTCAGAAAGATATTCGGCAATAAGGCGCTATGGCTTTCGTTCTCCTTGATTGCAATAGGGGGACATGAGATGGATTATCCATTCCTAAGACCTGTGGCCTGGTTTGCTCCAATAGGCTTTCTCATGGCGGCATTGTTCGTTTTGGCATTGCTTTATGGGATTCTTCAGGTCTTTGGAAGTGAAGTTTACTTCAAAAAGAGAATAGTCGAAAGGCCAACTCAACTCCAATTAAATCCTGGAAGTACCATACTCACCATGGATGGGTTCAAAAAGATAATGCCTGCTCTGGAGAATTTCCCGGTTTTGGCCTTTATTAGGAATTTGAAACCCTACAAAGACTGGTACGTGTACTTTGTAACGAGAACTAAAGGGGTTGAAAATGCCATAGATCCAACTAACTTACCAAAGATACTTGAGTTATCCAAAAAATATTTTCAAAATGTTGAGAATGGGATAGTCGTTATAGACTGTCCAGAGTACCTTTCCATATACAATGGCTTTGAGAACACCGTAAAATACCTCGCCATGTTAAAGGATTATGCAATAATAAACGACGGAACATTGGTCATAGTAACGAGCAAGGATGCCTGGGATGCCAAGCAATGGTCAATATTGACGAATCTTCTCTCTAGCCAGTAG
- a CDS encoding CheF family chemotaxis protein gives MPIFEARVKVGISSSWVTSKVSWRDALAQIESDRIVIKYLRMGEVIGEDSYPFSALTDLAVRIPDEIKLNPEKDHFGLKFYIPGRGELLVIFTIEENLLIYDEKKFNEFVHKVFEVLINGKSVMLQLARIVGGAINMESKWEEGWLRVVRVKSARTQRTERSIVVITKDKRPVSIFSDLEDIEIEEVDMNGKKVKAWKIRHFHIDQSVTSYLYIPDKKVQLFVLRYLLKYNPTMLEFIMKISDDFPTLKSEFQEIMEKELKELESLDEMEKQILVALYSGINPLELHQFLGLSEKEIEEIYDRMIDKGLLKIVMIRKIVDLTNEGRKIVNKLLKYGLVSM, from the coding sequence ATGCCAATATTTGAAGCGAGGGTTAAGGTAGGCATATCTTCATCCTGGGTCACGTCAAAGGTTAGCTGGAGGGATGCCCTGGCTCAGATAGAGAGCGATAGGATAGTTATTAAGTACTTAAGGATGGGCGAGGTTATTGGGGAAGATAGCTATCCATTTTCAGCTTTAACTGATTTAGCAGTTAGAATCCCAGATGAGATCAAATTGAACCCCGAAAAGGATCACTTTGGGCTAAAATTTTACATTCCTGGAAGAGGGGAGCTTCTCGTGATCTTCACCATAGAGGAAAATCTCTTGATTTATGACGAGAAGAAGTTTAATGAGTTTGTCCATAAGGTGTTTGAGGTTCTCATTAACGGGAAGAGCGTGATGCTTCAATTGGCTAGAATAGTGGGTGGCGCGATCAATATGGAATCAAAGTGGGAGGAGGGATGGCTTAGAGTTGTGAGGGTTAAATCGGCGAGAACTCAGAGAACTGAGAGGAGCATAGTTGTTATAACCAAGGATAAAAGGCCCGTCTCAATATTCTCAGATCTTGAGGACATAGAGATTGAGGAAGTTGACATGAATGGAAAGAAGGTTAAGGCATGGAAGATAAGACACTTCCACATAGATCAGAGTGTCACGTCTTATCTTTACATTCCCGATAAAAAGGTTCAACTATTCGTTCTAAGGTACCTACTCAAGTACAACCCGACAATGCTCGAGTTCATAATGAAAATTTCAGATGACTTCCCAACGTTGAAGTCGGAATTCCAGGAAATAATGGAGAAAGAGCTAAAGGAGCTTGAAAGCTTAGATGAAATGGAGAAGCAAATACTTGTAGCCCTTTATTCAGGGATAAATCCCCTTGAGCTTCACCAGTTCCTGGGTCTTTCAGAAAAGGAGATTGAGGAAATCTACGATAGGATGATAGATAAAGGATTGCTGAAGATAGTCATGATAAGAAAGATAGTGGATTTAACGAATGAGGGAAGAAAGATAGTTAATAAGTTGCTCAAGTACGGACTCGTCTCGATGTGA